In one window of Haloimpatiens sp. FM7315 DNA:
- the nadA gene encoding quinolinate synthase NadA produces MAVKLKEEILRLKKERNAIILAHYYENDEVKDVADEVGDSFYLSKIAKNCSENTILFCGVKFMGESAKILSPNKKVLMPLETSLCPMADMIKASDIENLKKQHPKAKVVCYINSSALVKAVSEVCCTSSNAVKVVSKLDAEEVIFVPDKNLGSYVKERVKDKNIILWDGYCYVHNNLKAEKLLCLKNQFKDAKVLAHPECNKEIRDLADFIGSTGGMLKFAKETNYHKYIVVTEVGIIYDLKKACPNKEFISLDCMVCRDMKKTTLEDVYKALKEMKYEVNLNDDIIKRANNSLENMLLLGR; encoded by the coding sequence ATGGCTGTAAAGCTTAAGGAAGAGATTCTAAGATTAAAAAAAGAGAGAAACGCTATAATACTTGCTCATTATTATGAAAATGATGAGGTAAAAGATGTTGCAGATGAGGTTGGAGACTCCTTTTACTTAAGTAAGATAGCAAAAAATTGTAGTGAAAACACAATTTTGTTTTGTGGTGTAAAGTTTATGGGGGAAAGCGCAAAGATACTTTCTCCAAATAAGAAAGTTTTAATGCCTTTAGAAACTTCTCTATGCCCTATGGCAGATATGATAAAGGCTTCAGACATAGAAAACTTAAAAAAACAGCATCCAAAAGCTAAAGTTGTGTGTTATATAAATTCTAGTGCATTGGTTAAAGCAGTGTCAGAGGTTTGCTGTACATCTTCTAATGCAGTTAAAGTAGTAAGTAAACTTGATGCAGAGGAAGTAATTTTTGTACCAGATAAAAATTTAGGCTCCTATGTTAAGGAGAGAGTAAAGGATAAAAATATAATTTTATGGGATGGATACTGCTATGTTCATAATAATCTAAAAGCAGAAAAACTTTTGTGTTTGAAAAATCAGTTTAAAGATGCCAAGGTTTTAGCACATCCTGAGTGCAATAAAGAAATAAGAGATTTAGCTGATTTTATAGGAAGTACAGGAGGAATGCTTAAATTTGCTAAAGAAACTAATTACCATAAATACATTGTGGTGACGGAAGTTGGTATTATTTATGATTTAAAAAAGGCTTGCCCAAATAAAGAATTCATATCTTTAGATTGTATGGTCTGTAGGGATATGAAAAAGACAACTTTAGAAGATGTTTATAAAGCCTTAAAAGAAATGAAATATGAAGTTAATTTAAATGATGACATTATAAAAAGAGCCAATAACTCTTTAGAAAATATGCTATTACTAGGGAGGTAA